ATTTATTGGAAAACCACCAAAAGCTAGTAGGGATGTGGTTGATGGATCTTTTACCTATGCGCTTGTCGTAACGTTTGAATCTGCGGAAGCACAAGAAGCCTATCAAAAGGAGCCTCCACATGTATTATTTATTGAAGAAGCAAGCCAACTTTGGGAAAAAGTGCTGGTGTATGATGCTACAGGAATTTAAAACCTTGCCTATGAATATCGAAGAATTTAGATGGTACTGTATTGAAAAGAAAGGCGTTACAGAAGAATTTCCCTTTGATGCCAATACCTTGGTCTTTAAAGTGATGGGTAAAATGTTTGCCTTGTGTGCTCTGGAACGAAAACCCTCCCAGGTAAATTTAAAATGCGATCCAGAACGTGCTAGTGAACTTCGGGAAAGGCATGAAGGAAAAATAATTGAAGGGTATCACATGA
The sequence above is drawn from the Cellulophaga sp. Hel_I_12 genome and encodes:
- a CDS encoding MmcQ/YjbR family DNA-binding protein encodes the protein MNIEEFRWYCIEKKGVTEEFPFDANTLVFKVMGKMFALCALERKPSQVNLKCDPERASELRERHEGKIIEGYHMSKIHWNTLFLNDLPSKLIAELTDHSYTLVVEKLTKKQQQELSEL